A window of Komagataella phaffii GS115 chromosome 1, complete sequence contains these coding sequences:
- a CDS encoding Alpha-tubulin folding protein, similar to mammalian cofactor B, with translation MADVSVYITSGLTSSERRISPQWDIAHLKQRLEFVTGIPPADQKIWVYKTPTSNARYELKGGEETTLNEFQIAPYTRIHVENINQHSDISELESATAQDDDEPVFNLSEDQYNSMDNTVRRWKEENKLGRFDPDYQSKKSRILEEHRKLSESFEIGARCRTMNMMERRGYIRYVGIIPEIDNESYWVGVEFDEPVGKNDGSIKGKAYFRCKANHGSFVKPTLVQVGDYGIKEDEHSDDEV, from the coding sequence ATGGCCGACGTCAGCGTTTATATCACGTCGGGATTGACCTCCTCAGAGAGAAGAATATCTCCTCAATGGGACATTGCACATTTGAAACAACGATTAGAGTTTGTTACGGGGATACCCCCAGCAGATCAAAAGATCTGGGTTTACAAAACGCCTACATCCAATGCAAGGTACGAGCTGAAAGGTGGCGAAGAAACGACACTTAATGAATTCCAAATTGCACCCTATACTAGAATCCATGTCGAGAACATCAACCAGCATTCGGATATCTCAGAATTGGAATCTGCAACGGCCCAGGATGATGACGAGCCAGTCTTCAATTTGAGTGAAGATCAGTACAATTCCATGGATAATACAGTGCGCAGGTGGaaagaggaaaacaaaCTGGGGCGATTCGATCCCGATTATCAGTCCAAGAAGTCTagaattttggaagaacaTAGAAAATTATCAGAATCGTTTGAGATCGGAGCGAGATGTCGCACAATGAATATGATGGAAAGACGGGGTTACATCAGATATGTTGGAATTATACCAGAGATTGACAATGAGAGCTACTGGGTGGGCGTAGAGTTTGATGAGCCTGTGGGAAAAAACGATGGGTCCATCAAGGGAAAGGCATATTTCAGATGCAAGGCCAACCATGGCAGTTTCGTGAAACCAACGTTGGTGCAAGTTGGAGACTATGGTATTAAGGAAGATGAACACAGTGATGATGAGGTATAA
- a CDS encoding GTPase, whose translation MAKKGKKNNKAGGDIWDEELENEIDSAQEFGATPEPEGSVSTSEEPKEAEEADFLSALKASKDKLEKKAEDEAAKPTLKTKKQKEKEKKEKEKALKKELAKKKKEQQQAQKDLVKQQNKEFAEKQKAEKDAAAAASAAVASASTSPAPESAPELTESSEPAPTTSAPKKKGKKVPAGIAALKRQLELKKQAEEEAAALEAEQARLAAEEEARLAAEEAARQAELKAKEEELRLERERLKAEGKLLSKRQQQQRELAEKRREQMLATGKFRVAGLQSDSTPKQPPAYAKRKPNRFSKTVETPAEQETPVKVAVKEESTQEKDSEEENAIADDWEKLALEENDEPIVDSWEALEDVIKDEKSEAAEAPSKQPSKEEAPKETPKKVEEQKAPQKLAPEKKSAPVEQKETKPIKAASKIEELDKSGKVSKSASKAAEKESDTSNLRSPICCILGHVDTGKTKLLDKIRQTNVQGGEAGGITQQIGATYFPVEAIKKKTEVMQVYEKRIFEVPGLLIIDTPGHESFTNLRSRGSSLCNIAILVIDIMHGLEQQTIESLRLLRDRKAPFIVALNKIDRLYDWQTIPNNSFRDSFSKQTRSVQQEFEDRLTKIKVALAEQGLNSELYFQNRNMAKYVSIVPTSAVTGEGVPDLLWLLLELTQKRMSKQLMYLSEISATILEVKVVEGFGTTIDVILSNGILREGDRIVLCGLNGPIATNIRALLTPPPSRELRIKSEYIHHKEVKAALGVKIAANDLEKAVAGSRLLVVGPDDDEEELKDTVMDDLTGLLDSVDSSGHGVTVQASTLGSLEALLDFLKDMKIPVMSIGLGPVYKRDVMKATTMLEKDKEYAVMLCFDVKIDKEAEQYADEQGIKIFNADVIYHLFDAFSAYQAKLLEQRRKDFLEYAIFPCVLKTLQIINKRQPMIIGVDVIEGTVRIGTPICAVRLDPETKQRNIMVLGKVTSLEINHKAVDSVKKGQTSAGVAMRLDNPSAAQPVWGRHVDESDTLYSLISRKSIDTLKDPAFRDTVTREDWLLLRKLKPVFDIK comes from the coding sequence ATGGCgaaaaagggaaaaaagaataataaaGCCGGAGGGGACATCTGGGATGAAGAGTTAGAAAACGAAATTGACTCGGCCCAAGAGTTTGGAGCCACTCCAGAGCCCGAAGGATCTGTATCTACCAGTGAAGAACCGAAAGAAGCTGAGGAAGCTGATTTTCTTTCGGCCCTAAAAGCATCCAAGGATAAGTTAGAGAAAAAAGCAGAGGATGAGGCTGCCAAGCCAACACTGAAAACCAAGAAGCagaaggaaaaggaaaagaaggagaaagaaaaggcattgaagaaagagttggcaaagaagaagaaggaacaACAACAGGCACAAAAGGATTTGGTTAAACAGCAGAATAAAGAGTTTGCAGAGAAACAGAAGgctgaaaaagatgctgctgctgctgcttCTGCTGCTGTCGCCTCTGCTTCGACTTCTCCTGCTCCCGAATCTGCTCCTGAACTTACTGAAAGTTCCGAACCTGCTCCTACAACTTCTGCTCCTAAGAAGAAGGGAAAGAAGGTCCCTGCTGGTATTGCTGCGCTTAAACGCCAGCTGGAATTAAAGAAGCAAGCTGAAGAGGAGGCTGCCGCATTGGAAGCTGAACAGGCTCGTTTGGctgctgaagaagaggcCCGCCTGGCCGCTGAGGAGGCTGCCAGACAGGCTGAACTCAAAgccaaggaagaagaacttaGATTAGAACGGGAAAGGCTGAAGGCTGAGGGCAAATTGTTATCCAAGAgacagcagcaacaacgAGAGCTGGCAGAGAAGCGTCGAGAGCAAATGCTGGCCACCGGTAAATTCAGGGTAGCCGGTCTTCAAAGTGACTCTACTCCCAAACAACCCCCTGCCTATGCCAAGAGAAAGCCAAACAGGTTCTCTAAAACGGTAGAAACCCCTGCCGAACAGGAAACTCCGGTTAAGGTCGCCGTCAAAGAGGAGTCCactcaagaaaaagatagTGAGGAAGAAAATGCTATTGCTGATGACTGGGAAAAGTTAgctcttgaagaaaatgatgagCCAATTGTTGATAGTTGGGAAGCTCTAGAAGATGTTATCAAGGATGAGAAATCCGAAGCAGCAGAAGCGCCTTCAAAGCAACCTTCCAAGGAGGAAGCTCCTAAGGAGACTCCtaaaaaagttgaagagcAGAAGGCTCCTCAGAAATTAGCCCCCGAAAAGAAGTCTGCTCCAGTAGAACAGAAGGAAACAAAGCCTATCAAAGCagcttccaagattgaagaacttgataAGTCCggaaaagtttccaagTCTGCTTCTAAGGCAGCAGAAAAGGAAAGTGACACTTCCAATCTACGTTCACCAATTTGTTGTATCTTGGGACATGTCGACACCGGTAAGACAAAACTGTTAGACAAGATTCGTCAAACTAATGTTCAAGGTGGAGAAGCCGGTGGTATTACCCAACAAATTGGTGCTACATACTTCCCAGTGGAAGcaataaagaaaaagactGAAGTCATGCAGGTATATGAAAAACGTATATTTGAAGTTCCTGGTCTGTTGATCATTGATACTCCAGGTCACGAGTCTTTCACTAACTTGAGATCCAGAGGTTCTTCGTTGTGTAACATAGCCATTTTGGTTATAGATATTATGCATGGTTTGGAACAACAAACTATTGAGTCTCTGCGTCTACTGCGTGACCGTAAGGCTCCATTTATTGTGGCATTGAACAAAATTGATCGTCTTTACGACTGGCAAACCATCCCCAACAACTCGTTCCGTGACTCTTTCTCTAAGCAGACAAGAAGTGTTCAACAGGAATTTGAAGATAGGCTTACCAAGATCAAGGTTGCTCTTGCTGAGCAAGGTCTGAACTCCGAATTATACTTCCAAAACAGAAACATGGCCAAGTATGTTTCCATTGTACCTACATCAGCTGTTACTGGTGAAGGTGTACCAGATTTGTTGTGGTTACTTTTGGAATTAACTCAGAAGAGAATGAGCAAACAGCTGATGTATCTATCTGAAATTTCTGCTACTATTCTGGAAGTCAAGGTAGTTGAAGGTTTCGGTACTACCATTGATGTTATTCTTTCCAACGGTATCCTGAGAGAAGGTGATCGTATCGTGCTCTGTGGTTTGAACGGTCCTATTGCTACAAATATTAGAGCGCTTCTAACGCCGCCCCCATCTCGTGAGCTACGTATCAAGTCAGAATATATCCACCATAAAGAGGTTAAAGCAGCTCTGGGTGTTAAGATTGCTGCCaatgatttggaaaaggCTGTGGCTGGTTCCAGACTGCTGGTTGTCGGAcctgatgatgatgaagaggaattAAAGGATACTGTTATGGATGATCTTACAGGTCTTCTGGACTCTGTCGACTCATCTGGTCACGGTGTTACCGTGCAAGCATCTACGCTGGGTTCTTTAGAAGCTCTTCTTGATTTCCTAAAGGATATGAAGATCCCAGTTATGTCTATAGGTCTAGGACCAGTTTACAAGAGAGACGTGATGAAGGCAACAACCATGTTGGAAAAGGACAAGGAGTACGCTGTCATGTTATGCTTCGATGTTAAAATTGataaagaagctgaacaaTACGCCGACGAACAAggaatcaaaattttcaatgctGATGTCATTTACCATCTGTTTGATGCATTCAGTGCCTATCAGGCCAAGTTATTGGAGCAACGTCGTAAGGATTTCCTTGAGTACGCAATTTTCCCTTGTGTCTTGAAGACTCTGCAGATTATCAACAAACGTCAACCAATGATTATTGGTGTGGATGTTATAGAGGGTACAGTCCGTATTGGAACACCAATCTGTGCTGTTCGTTTGGATCCTGAAACCAAGCAAAGAAACATTATGGTTTTGGGTAAAGTAACTTCGCTGGAAATAAACCACAAAGCTGTTGATTCCGTAAAGAAGGGACAAACTAGCGCCGGTGTTGCCATGCGTTTGGATAACCCTTCAGCTGCTCAACCGGTATGGGGACGTCATGTCGATGAGTCAGACACTTTGTATTCCCTCATCTCCAGAAAATCCATCGACACTCTGAAAGATCCAGCATTCCGTGACACTGTGACTAGAGAAGATTGGCTTCTTTTACGTAAATTGAAACCTGTCTTTGATATTAAATAG
- a CDS encoding Essential protein that associates with the contractile actomyosin ring, protein MSLNPHYKVSGTLVIVVDKARDLPNIRKLDKQSPYCLLRINGLPVQRSKTIYRGGQTPEWDHELRFNITPDVEPKLGLMIFDGTKESSSLIASTEIDLTKVFIRGDLDDWYHVHSESYKKNRGEIYLQMTFYPDAPIVPPKIVNTPRTSKRTSDRPLPAIPGSKHSFDLSPLNTELASSVRSNSVHKPLPLPPLEDQELTPPPYSASPSVSVFSEPGSKERHREQERERGSVLSKISKRLSKSVSPSRELIGSSSKPSSDTFDVLEQQIQSEISRDPSDIGKKKYIASSWVSKNQPPKKVPVNEQENIAPRPKSMDHSQSPFTSSRSPKGRKPPPPAQTSFSDIYLGTSKVSVPAYEVSKQDEILDPKHFAPTPDINLSKALKFQDGKNLDLKDFKFSTYASEKDQIDRGGYVGDGKWNKPAMTYSEIRKQQLREYGLEENQPKPLVPPKVPIGMNTQEYYYVDREKFLKDIHGDRS, encoded by the coding sequence atGTCCCTTAATCCCCACTACAAGGTTAGCGGAACTTTGGTAATAGTGGTTGACAAGGCTAGGGATCTACCCAATATACGCAAGCTCGACAAACAGTCGCCATATTGTCTTCTAAGAATTAATGGATTACCagttcaaagatcaaaaacTATATATAGAGGCGGTCAGACTCCTGAATGGGACCACGAACTTCGGTTCAATATAACACCAGATGTTGAGCCGAAGCTGGGTCTTATGATATTCGACGGCACCAAAGAGTCGTCCTCTTTGATTGCAAGCACGGAAATTGACCTTACTAAAGTCTTTATTAGAGGTGATCTAGATGATTGGTACCATGTTCATTCTGAATCTTATAAGAAAAATAGGGGAGAGATTTATTTACAAATGACTTTCTATCCAGATGCCCCAATCGTTCCTCCCAAGATTGTAAACACGCCCAGAACTTCTAAAAGAACATCAGACAGACCACTTCCAGCGATTCCAGGGTCTAAACACTCATTTGACCTGTCCCCACTCAACACCGAGCTTGCTAGTTCCGTCAGATCAAACTCTGTACACAAACCCTTACCTCTGCCTCCGTTAGAAGATCAGGAACTCACACCACCACCATACAGTGCGAGCCCAAGTGTAAGTGTATTTAGTGAGCCTGGGAGCAAAGAACGTCACCGTGAACAAGAACGTGAACGCGGATCTGTGCTGAGCAAGATTTCGAAGAGATTATCCAAATCTGTTTCACCCTCCAGAGAGCTAATAGGCTCATCCAGCAAACCTTCAAGTGATACCTTTGACGTTCTAGAGCAGCAAATTCAGTCAGAAATCAGCAGAGATCCCTCGGACAtaggaaagaaaaagtacATTGCATCTTCTTGGGTCAGCAAAAATCAGCCCCCAAAAAAAGTGCCAGTAAATGAACAGGAAAATATAGCACCGCGTCCCAAGAGTATGGACCATTCCCAATCACCATTTACCTCTTCCAGGTCACCCAAAGGCAGGAAGCCACCCCCGCCAGCTCAGACGTCCTTCTCGGATATCTACTTAGGGACAAGTAAAGTATCGGTACCAGCTTACGAAGTTTCGAAACAAGATGAAATTCTAGATCCAAAACACTTTGCTCCAACTCCGGATATAAACCTTTCAAAAGCTTTAAAATTCCAAGACGGGAAGAATCTTGATTTaaaagatttcaaatttAGTACATATGCATCAGAGAAAGACCAGATAGACAGGGGTGGATACGTGGGAGATGGTAAATGGAATAAACCCGCTATGACATATTCAGAGATACGGAAACAACAACTGAGAGAGTACGGCCTCGAAGAAAACCAACCCAAGCCATTGGTGCCTCCAAAAGTTCCCATAGGAATGAATACGCAAGAATACTACTATGTTGACAgggaaaagtttttgaaggacaTTCATGGGGACAGATCTTGA
- a CDS encoding Subunit of the THO complex: MTEQVVSKEQPSATESPMDVDVQGDTPVLGTNDSNTKDIPEFWLFFSDNVVSSWDSEGQQEISRQLDEKEQNFETIVYETLMIVKDFPKRLSIEKLQSFLNELLKDNFKRSETFVLLFNCLTVNDNMIQLLKSLDIETSIKLDHLERTTLEKLQLTSRSYKQKTFAYLRDNVYSFENFTLLGESNEGYSRLVLLLTEYFKGENTKYVIPIMVDDVLKIMNHFQLDSVKCLDLIFTISATYSLNRLELILDFLKQTPFWPEKIVQHQNKLDIEAVFKNISNKNDSGGSLISSQLVASKITRYNTDELTVTNEFFLFVSVLIHIGFLKFSVIFDSLSDQPDDAAEKLYEIYKRMTEVNIFEASASALALAGPLPDDDDLDNSNGDDVTMKDASEPNPVKQLSPMEEFQILSKQRNSAKIELLKSFLSIGLYMESLLILSKYPYLPLVDDQIADLINRFVSACINDYYESSTHHTLHLKDILEPTANSHSARIMTFDPFEKEVSGKKTIFFFDWKALLPEITTREEFVKLCHELLHFNSFRLTRDPILLSKICRIIYHDISKHGKSQEVLDYWLPFYRSFILPCFPLLEENCPLIQELFRIIAEYPLEVRYNLYGDLHYNISKNVPEIKLPYNRAEKQTKNALKRLSNTNIQTMTRKLAKIALSNPIPCLLVIVQQLESYDNLNELIVDVSKYFNDFTWDVLPFIILIRLTVNRPHYQPDGINISQWLQSLSVFLGEISTSSSLMNIKPLLVFIIKLLYRDNSLVLPILNQLLLSMGGIQKTSNLTSTQIIQLNSEHSLKRIIYSVIQDKRLLKTRPASRLVASLLRTGGLSEIFVLLCQLMTKLQLDVDKNHQFLKVLGQRIDDLSSLIQLFTEFIFSFVTPDKFKQNFPSLLELCSDFNIDVAWAFELWRNFSKEYNVEIIQRIKPDYNWKYLTPQLYAFFWNLSLYDVDYSPELYDDAIKKVELQIAKIETQIKTASRTVTGANIQVLKKELSELAHSQSNIPLDKERHKKHSENFKREVQEARQEWFKDFGIDNAADQTAAFLSYCILPRATHSSFDAVTAGKAIFFLYEHCPKNFHLISLLQQLFSGRFLHQALFTSTSSEAENLGIFYSYVLEELNKWRVPDEYPLSDCEHDKFLETLFNWHADLLADISKALKAENFMSLHNAIVFLKTPASLFPTVESHCESLLFTLDQIISNDTRGDILLPARSLSGLIKARRSSWILGWDFYAMDLKQKQFLLLKKRAINRIRIEKRRKAEEEARKIEMEKNKAPNAYGLASLPVRKVVKIKTTIESPTTLNSVDFSDNKKQAEKQYENGKSKEGTKKAKLPEGPKKEHKRTKEEKRERQKEKERVRMKDKEKQQEKEGDIEKDTDKVTEKENKKESPKEKENEKAPEKRVEEVSSEGKGKEIKDREQERPRSSENDLKEDSSKRRVDTKSDTPPHSNQDNSEVKAPGKSTRELLEARLKQEKEFARQKNQTGGKNNSRPPSRSEKEAESTDVRTESRNDFRGDVKKEIPRFPRRNEYPSSRNYQRPVSTVSRGLPQGPARDRQDSDKPLPPPSQPPPGPYSTSRGPSYSGRGGPRQPQSQTFQSRDRGNQSGFRDRKRHRDDTDYYSRGKRTYDSKGSNYHDREKRYD, from the coding sequence ATGACTGAGCAAGTTGTTTCCAAAGAACAACCATCAGCGACTGAAAGCCCTATGGACGTTGATGTGCAGGGGGACACACCAGTTCTTGGGACCAATGACTCTAATACCAAAGATATCCCAGAGTTTTggcttttcttttcagacAACGTCGTTAGTAGCTGGGATAGTGAAGGACAACAAGAGATCTCTAGGCAATTGGACgagaaagaacaaaactttgaaaccaTAGTTTACGAAACTTTGATGATCGTAAAAGACTTTCCGAAGAGACTTTCAATTGAGAAACTACAATCTTTTCTGAATGAGCTGCTGAAGGATAATTTTAAGAGATCGGAAACTTTTGTCCTTCTATTCAACTGTTTAACGGTCAATGACAATATGATTCAACTACTGAAATCTCTAGATATTGAAACCTCTATAAAACTTGATCATCTAGAGAGAACAACGTTGGAGAAATTGCAGTTGACATCGAGGAGTTATAAGCAGAAGACATTTGCTTATCTGAGGGATAATGTATActcatttgaaaactttaCTCTCTTGGGAGAATCTAATGAAGGTTACAGTCGTTTAGTGCTACTGCTAACCGAATACTTTAAAGGGGAGAATACGAAATATGTTATTCCAATAATGGTCGATGATGTGCTGAAAATCATGAATCACTTTCAGCTGGATTCAGTTAAATGCTTGGATTTGATATTCACTATTTCTGCGACGTATTCCTTAAATCGACTGGAATTGATTCtggactttttgaaacaaacTCCCTTTTGGCCCGAAAAAATAGTTCAACATCAAAACAAACTTGACATAGAGGCCgttttcaaaaacattTCTAACAAGAATGACTCCGGAGGtagtttgatatcatctCAACTGGTTGCGAGCAAGATTACGAGGTACAATACCGATGAGTTGACAGTTACTaatgaattttttcttttcgtGTCAGTTCTTATCCACATTGGATTCCTGAAATTCTCTGTTATATTCGACAGTTTATCAGATCAGCCCGATGATGCCGCGGAAAAGCTTTATGAAATCTACAAAAGAATGACTGAGGTGAATATATTTGAGGCTTCTGCCTCAGCGTTAGCTTTGGCTGGACCTCTACCAGACGATGATGACCTTGATAACTCAAACGGAGACGATGTGACAATGAAGGATGCTTCGGAACCGAATCCAGTGAAGCAACTATCACCAAtggaagaatttcaaatACTGTCTAAGCAGAGAAACAGTGCAAAGATCGAActgttgaaaagttttctcaGCATTGGGCTCTACATGGAGTCCCTTTTAATACTATCGAAGTATCCATATTTACCATTGGTTGATGATCAAATCGCCGACTTGATCAACAGGTTTGTTTCTGCATGCATAAATGACTATTATGAGAGCAGTACACATCATACTCTTCACCTTAAAGACATCTTAGAACCTACAGCTAACTCCCATTCCGCTCGTATCATGACATTCGatccatttgaaaaagaagtttctggaaagaaaactattttcttttttgattggAAGGCCCTACTTCCAGAGATCACGACCAGGGAGGAGTTTGTTAAACTGTGTCACGAACTTCTGCatttcaactctttcagGTTGACTAGAGATCCAATATTACTGTCCAAGATCTGTAGAATCATTTATCAtgacatttcaaaacatgGAAAATCTCAAGAGGTTTTGGATTATTGGCTTCCATTTTATAGGTCCTTCATTCTACCCTGCTTTccattattggaagaaaattgCCCTTTGATCCAGGAGCTTTTTAGAATTATTGCTGAATACCCATTAGAAGTGAGATACAACCTCTATGGAGATTTACATTAcaacatttcaaagaatgTCCCCGAAATCAAGTTGCCTTATAATAGGGCTGAAAAACAGACCAAAAATGCATTAAAGAGACTCTCCAATACTAATATTCAAACAATGACGAGAAAGTTGGCAAAAATTGCTTTGTCAAACCCTATACCTTGTTTGTTGGTTATTGTCCAACAACTGGAGAGCTATGATAATTTGAATGAGCTTATCGTTGatgtttcaaagtattttaACGATTTCACCTGGGACGTTCTTCCATTTATCATCCTGATAAGGTTGACAGTAAACAGGCCACATTATCAACCTGATGGGATTAATATATCCCAAtggcttcaaagtttgTCCGTATTTCTCGGAGaaatttcaacaagttcTTCCCTAATGAACATTAAACCTTTGTTAGTATTCATTATCAAACTATTATACAGGGATAACTCTTTGGTTTTACCCATTTTGAACCAGTTATTGCTGTCAATGGGGGGAATTCAGAAAACATCAAATTTGACATCCACACAGATTATTCAATTAAATTCTGAGCACAGTCTGAAAAGAATTATATACAGTGTGATACAAGATAAACGACTACTGAAGACTCGACCGGCTAGTCGTCTCGTTGCCAGTTTGTTAAGAACGGGAGGGCTTTCTGAAATTTTCGTTCTACTTTGTCAATTAATGACCAAACTTCAGTTAGACGTCGATAAGaatcatcaatttttgaaagttcttggaCAGAGAATAGATGATTTGAGTTCACttatccaattgttcaCAGAATTTatcttttcctttgttACACCTGACAAATTCAAGCAAAATTTTCCTTCCTTACTTGAGTTATGTTCTGATTTTAACATTGATGTTGCTTGGGCGTTTGAACTCTGGAGAAACTTCTCAAAAGAATACAATGTAGAGATTATTCAACGTATCAAACCTGACTATAACTGGAAATATCTCACTCCGCAGCTGTatgctttcttttggaatttgTCACTATATGACGTTGATTATTCTCCTGAGTTGTATGATGATGCTATTAAGAAAGTTGAACTTCAAATAGCCAAGATAGAAACACAAATAAAGACCGCAAGCAGAACAGTTACTGGTGCCAACATTcaggttttgaagaaagagctttCTGAACTAGCTCACTCTCAGTCGAATATACCTCTGGATAAAGAGCGCCATAAAAAACACAGCGAGAACTTCAAAAGGGAAGTGCAAGAAGCGAGACAGGAATggttcaaagattttggaattGATAATGCTGCTGATCAGACCGCTGCTTTTCTATCTTACTGTATTCTCCCAAGGGCCACTCACTCATCTTTTGACGCGGTTACTGCAGGGAAGGCCATATTTTTCCTTTACGAACACTGCCCAAAGAATTTTCATCTTATTTCACTATTGCAGCAGTTATTTTCAGGCAGGTTTTTGCATCAGGCGCTCTTCACTAGTACTTCCTCGGAAGCTGAAAACCTAGGAATTTTTTATTCCTACGTTCTGGAAGAGCTCAATAAATGGAGGGTTCCCGATGAGTACCCCCTGAGTGATTGTGAACACGATaaatttttggaaacacTTTTCAATTGGCATGCAGATCTTCTTGCCGATATTTCTAAGGCCTTAAAGGCAGAGAATTTCATGTCCCTTCATAATGCAATAGTGTTTCTGAAAACTCCGGCTTCATTATTTCCAACTGTGGAGTCACATTGCGAGTCTTTACTTTTTACTTTGGATCAAATCATATCAAACGATACCAGAGGTGACATCTTACTGCCCGCAAGGTCTTTAAGTGGCCTGATCAAGGCACGTAGATCTTCATGGATTTTAGGATGGGACTTTTACGCAATGGATCTAAAGCAAAAGCAATTTTTATTGCTCAAAAAGAGAGCCATTAACAGAATCAGAATCGAAAAGCGTAGGAAGGCCGAAGAGGAGGcaagaaaaattgaaatggaaaagaatAAAGCTCCCAACGCATATGGTTTGGCTTCACTTCCTGTTCGCAAGGTGGTCAAAATTAAaacaacaattgaaagCCCCACAACTTTAAATTCGGTCGACTTTTCTGATAATAAGAAGCAGGCCGAAAAACAGTACGAGAATGGTAAAAGCAAAGAGGGAACCAAAAAGGCAAAGTTACCTGAGggaccaaagaaagagcacaaaagaacaaaagaggaaaagagagaaagacaaaaggaaaaggaaagggTAAGGATGAAAGACAAAGAGAAGCAGcaggagaaagaaggtgATATTGAGAAGGACACCGACAAGGTgacagagaaagagaacaagaaggagagtccgaaagagaaagaaaacgAGAAGGCACCAGAGAAGCGAGTAGAAGAGGTAAGCTCTGAAgggaaaggaaaagaaattaaaGATAGAGAACAAGAAAGACCCAGGTCATCTGAAAACGATCTAAAGGAAGACTCGTCCAAGCGCAGAGTAGATACTAAATCCGATACACCTCCTCACTCCAATCAAGACAACTCAGAAGTAAAAGCACCAGGTAAATCTACAAGAGAATTGCTTGAGGCAAGATTGAAACAGGAGAAAGAGTTTGCTAGGCAAAAGAACCAGACCGGTGGTAAGAACAACTCAAGACCTCCTTCCAGATCTGAAAAGGAAGCGGAGAGTACAGATGTTCGAACAGAGTCTCGAAATGATTTTAGAGGTGATgtgaagaaagagattccAAGATTTCCAAGACGAAATGAGTATCCTTCTAGCCGCAACTATCAGAGACCCGTTTCAACTGTTAGTCGTGGCCTCCCTCAAGGACCTGCTCGGGATAGACAAGATTCTGACAAGCCACTTCCACCTCCTTCCCAACCGCCACCCGGCCCGTATTCAACTTCAAGAGGACCCTCATATTCTGGCCGAGGTGGACCGAGACAACCACAAAGTCAAACATTTCAATCAAGGGATAGGGGAAACCAGTCTGGATTCAGAGATAGAAAGAGACACCGGGATGACACTGATTACTACTCTCGTGGAAAGAGGACTTACGATTCGAAAGGTTCCAATTATCATGACCGAGAAAAGAGATACGATTGA